From the Streptomyces sp. KMM 9044 genome, one window contains:
- a CDS encoding sensor histidine kinase, which translates to MSGRRRPRPRRRAGTPRTLRTRLVVASVVLIAMVCTVIGTVTTLALRSHLYEQLDGQLHEVAMRAVGGPDDGRPWPQHLDDQDPLEFVVTGPQGIGTIGATVEDDRVTDGTVSNSKEENGFTTPEAEPLTDAQLAALAAVPRDEKPHTAQIPGLGEYRVEYLGGRKGVFYVALPTENTDDTISTLLLVEVSVTGAGLVAAGIAGFVLVGVATGPLRRVAATATRVSELPLHHGEVTLEERVPEAECDPHTEVGRVGAALNRMLDHVHGALYARQASETRVRQFVADASHELRTPLASIRGYAELTRRGREKVGPDTRHALRRIESEAGRMTLLVEDLLLLARLDAGRPLQFEETDLVPLVVDTVSDARVAGADHHWRLELPDEPATAHADAARLQQVLVNLLGNARTHTPPGTTVTARVLLHGPWLYVEVEDNGPGIPPALLPHVFERFARGDAARTRSGGSASVVSPAGGSTGLGLAIVQAVATAHGGAVTVRSVPGRTVFTLRLPALAPLSPLAPQPAPASYASPYPHVSASQAPYSQV; encoded by the coding sequence GTGAGCGGACGGCGACGGCCGCGTCCACGGCGGAGAGCGGGCACACCGCGCACGCTCCGGACCCGGCTCGTCGTCGCGTCCGTGGTGCTGATCGCCATGGTGTGCACGGTCATTGGCACGGTGACGACGCTGGCCCTGCGCTCGCATCTGTACGAGCAGCTGGACGGGCAGTTGCACGAGGTGGCGATGCGTGCCGTCGGCGGGCCCGACGACGGCCGGCCGTGGCCCCAGCACCTGGACGACCAGGATCCGCTCGAATTCGTCGTGACCGGCCCGCAGGGCATCGGCACCATCGGTGCGACGGTCGAGGACGACCGGGTGACTGACGGGACCGTCAGCAACTCCAAGGAGGAGAACGGGTTCACGACGCCCGAGGCCGAGCCGCTCACCGACGCCCAGCTCGCCGCGCTCGCCGCCGTCCCCCGCGACGAGAAGCCGCACACCGCACAGATCCCCGGGCTGGGCGAGTACCGCGTGGAGTACCTGGGTGGCCGGAAGGGCGTGTTCTACGTCGCGCTGCCGACCGAGAACACCGACGACACCATCAGCACCCTCCTCCTGGTCGAGGTGAGTGTCACCGGCGCCGGGCTGGTGGCGGCGGGAATCGCGGGGTTCGTCCTCGTAGGCGTCGCGACCGGTCCGCTGCGCAGGGTCGCCGCCACCGCCACCCGTGTCTCCGAACTGCCGCTGCACCACGGCGAGGTGACCCTCGAGGAACGGGTCCCGGAGGCCGAGTGCGATCCGCACACCGAGGTCGGCCGGGTCGGCGCAGCCCTGAACAGGATGCTCGACCACGTCCACGGCGCGCTGTACGCCCGGCAGGCGAGCGAGACGCGGGTACGGCAGTTCGTCGCGGACGCCAGCCATGAGCTGCGTACGCCCCTGGCCTCCATCCGGGGCTACGCGGAACTCACCCGGCGGGGACGGGAAAAGGTCGGCCCCGACACCCGGCACGCGCTGCGGCGGATCGAGTCCGAGGCGGGCCGGATGACCCTGCTCGTCGAGGACCTGCTGCTGCTCGCCCGCCTGGACGCCGGGCGCCCCCTGCAGTTTGAGGAGACCGACCTGGTACCGCTCGTCGTGGACACCGTCAGCGACGCCCGCGTGGCCGGCGCGGACCACCACTGGCGGCTGGAGCTGCCCGACGAACCCGCCACCGCGCACGCCGACGCGGCCCGCCTCCAGCAGGTGCTCGTCAACCTGCTCGGCAACGCCCGCACCCACACGCCGCCGGGCACCACCGTGACCGCGAGGGTGCTGCTCCACGGTCCCTGGCTGTACGTGGAGGTGGAGGACAACGGGCCCGGCATCCCGCCGGCGCTGCTTCCGCACGTCTTCGAACGGTTCGCGCGCGGAGACGCGGCGCGCACCCGCTCGGGCGGCTCGGCCTCCGTGGTCTCTCCGGCCGGTGGTTCGACCGGTCTGGGGCTGGCCATCGTGCAGGCCGTCGCGACCGCGCACGGCGGTGCGGTGACCGTCCGGAGCGTGCCGGGGCGGACGGTGTTCACGCTCCGGCTGCCCGCCCTCGCACCGCTCTCCCCGCTCGCACCGCAGCCGGCGCCCGCGTCCTACGCGTCCCCGTACCCCCACGTGTCTGCGTCCCAGGCTCCGTACTCACAGGTGTAG
- a CDS encoding response regulator transcription factor, producing MTTTSPQGRTELLRPDGSPVRVLVVDDEQSITELLSMALRYEGWQIRSEGDGQGAVRAAREFRPDAVVLDMMLPDMDGLAVLGRLRREHQDVPVLFLTAKDTVEDRIAGLTAGGDDYVTKPFSLEEVVARLRGLIRRSGAADRRSESLLVVGDLTLDEDSHDVTRGGVGIHLTATEFELLRYLMRNPRRVLSKAQILDRVWSYDFGGQANVVELYISYLRRKIDAGREPMIHTRRGAGYLIKPAVS from the coding sequence ATGACCACGACCTCGCCCCAGGGGCGCACCGAACTGCTGAGGCCGGACGGGAGCCCCGTCCGCGTGCTTGTGGTGGACGACGAGCAGTCGATCACCGAACTCCTTTCCATGGCCCTGCGCTACGAGGGCTGGCAGATCCGCAGCGAGGGGGACGGTCAGGGCGCCGTCCGGGCCGCGCGCGAGTTCCGGCCCGATGCCGTCGTCCTGGACATGATGCTGCCGGACATGGACGGGCTGGCCGTGCTTGGGCGGCTGCGCCGCGAGCACCAGGACGTGCCCGTCCTGTTCCTCACCGCCAAGGACACGGTAGAGGACCGTATCGCGGGCCTGACCGCCGGCGGCGACGACTACGTGACCAAGCCGTTCAGCCTGGAGGAGGTCGTCGCGCGGCTGCGCGGGCTGATCCGGCGCTCCGGCGCTGCCGACCGCCGGTCCGAGTCCCTGCTGGTCGTCGGCGACCTCACGCTGGACGAGGACAGTCACGACGTGACCCGGGGCGGGGTGGGCATCCACCTCACCGCCACCGAGTTCGAACTTCTGCGTTACCTGATGCGCAACCCGCGCCGTGTGCTCAGCAAGGCGCAGATCCTCGACCGGGTGTGGTCCTACGACTTCGGCGGGCAGGCGAACGTCGTCGAGCTGTACATCTCGTATCTGCGCCGGAAGATCGACGCCGGCCGGGAGCCGATGATCCACACCCGGCGCGGTGCCGGGTACCTGATCAAGCCCGCGGTGTCGTGA